DNA sequence from the Carassius gibelio isolate Cgi1373 ecotype wild population from Czech Republic chromosome A14, carGib1.2-hapl.c, whole genome shotgun sequence genome:
tatttatttgacatgaaccaagagaaatgaaccaagtgaaaacattaccatctacagccgcgagagggcgctctatgctgcctgAGATGCATCTCAGGCAGCATAGAATGCCCTCTGGCGGCAGTAGAccgtaatgttttttcttttttttttatgcgacttatatgcgacttatagtccaatgcgacttatatatgtttttttttcctcgtcatgacgtatttttatacttaggtgcgacttatggtctgaaaaatacggtagtcaGTTCCTCTTTagaaatacattcatataaactcctactccAATTGTATCGAGATTTGTCTGGCATCTCAACCAATTTTCGACTGGCTCGcggttaatcgttacatccctgcTATCGATAGATCCAACATGAAATGATCTGTATAAGTGAGTATATATGAGGTCACTCTCAGCTTTGCTCCCCTGCTTGCTTGATGGCTTTCCCCAACAGAGTGATAAGTGAGGTCAGTCCGATGAGGTACCCATCTTCCCTGTTTCCCTCCACCCATGGAACATCATGCCTCAGCTGGACATCCTTTGGGGTTGGGATGGTCTTTCCAAAATCTATCATCCATATATTTGCTTTGCTACTGCAGTCATGGACGAAAAGTAAAGAGCTGCCTATGATCTGAGAGAAGTTGAGAGGATGTTTATTCAGAGGCAGTGTGTAAACAACAGTCCTGTAAAATATGTTCTGAGATGAAAACAGAGCTGTACagcttttaattttatgttttgaggTAAATGTGCGTAATTTATTATGTAGTACAAACAAAATGTAAAGCCTCTAGCCAGAAATTCCCCAGCACAAAATGGCAATTCAGTTCAGGATTCAAACTGAACATAatgtagtatataaaaaaatgaaaccatcAGATAATGGTGACAAGGCACTAACCTCATGTCTGTTGAAAAAGTTTGACTCCTTGAGTGCTTTGTTCAGTGCCTGTAACCTGGATTCGTAGGCCTCCTGAAATACATAAAGTGACAAATGGAGGATATGGACAGATGTAATTGGGATGAActgcaattatttttatattgatatattCCAGTTAAATTGTCAAGCAGACATATTTTGTGTATAACAAAAGTCGTATGAGCTTACTAAAATATACTGCATGAATCTCTCACAATCCGATTTACTTCAACAATGTGACATTTTTCAGAGTACAGCAATGCACACATAGGATGTGGGTTTAATTTGATCTATTAGGAACTAATTTAATCAACAGGTGTTTTATTCATATGAAAAAAAGGGGGCCAGAAAGGAAAGTTGTTTCAGAGGTGAAGTTGTTTTTTGAATGTTGACATAATTATTAATATCTGagtttttgagaaaaacattattaGTAAACTGTAAGTATGAAATGATGTGCACTTACTAGAATGTGGACCTGGCTCCTGGTAAAGGTTAACAGTGTTTCTGTCACTTGAGCTTCTGTGCGTGTCTTGTAAAAGTCTCGTAATACTTTACCATTtcccatctgaaaaaaaaaaaaattaaaatggtgggaaacagtaaataaaaatggCCAATGAATTCTtcaaggcccattcacaccaaagaCAATAACTATACtgatatagttaaaaaaaaattgggaaaagAATAGCAGAAtctacaacataaaaaataatgataatggtATGAAGGAACAATatagttggaatcactttcacaaTGACTTTTTTCCAGCTCggtgaataaaaaaaagcattgacAGCCAATAAGAATCCATCCTGCTGCAGCATGTGcttatatagttattgttatagttatcattcttggtgtgactGGGCCTTTAGCCTCATGTTTCATACCACAATGCCTTCTATGCGGAAGCCCAGTGACGAGGTGGAACTGCTGTCATCCCTCCACTGCAGGTAACGCAGCTTGGTTACACCTCTTTGTGCATGTTCTTCTACAGTGGGAGCTGCCGGATCTACTTTCACCATCTTTTGATACATATCAGAGCGCACAATGGCATTGCTCCTGGCCTTACTTATCTCCTCCTCTTGGTATGTCCTGCAAGTAATGGCACAGGTTCAGATGGTACtgcattactgttcaaaaataAGGTCAATGTAGTGTAGCGTAGCAAATTAAAATGTACTACTAGAACTAGAAATGCACTGAAATGAATTTTTACAGAAACACTAGAACTGAAAGTCAagttttcatttcaaatttgtGTAAATGGACAATAGAACTCAGTATGCTGTACAGGGTGTCGTGTTCTCAGGTAATACATTAAACCAGACAGTGTCCACACTGCTAACTATTGACCTGTTGTAACTCATCCATGTCGAGTACATAAAATATGGTTAAAATCCATCATTCTTGAAATGCTAATTAAAAAGTAATCGTTTTAGTCAATACTTTGGGACCTCCAAAACTATTTTGACCAAAGTCTTGCACTGCTTTATATAACATATCAGCAAATTCCAtaatttttaagtattttctCTCACTAAACATGTAGCTAAAGGGAACAATGAGTCAAAATGAATCAGTATTAGAGGTAAGCTATTGGGTTCCTTCCTACCGCACACCCATTTTGCAGTccatgatgacaggatttttgaGCCCGCTAAGCAGATCCTCTAGACGGATGTATTGTTCCCCGTCCTGACTGATGTGCCCGAAATAATGAGGCACAAACTGACAGAGCGCGTCAGACATGAGGACCTGCAGACAGACGGCCTCAACCTCACAAAACCTCTTCAGCACCTCGCCACCCTCACTCAGCCTCACGTTACCTAGACAGAGCATTCAATACTCATTTTCTGTCTTCAAAATAGCACATGGACAGTAGGTACAAAAGAAATGTTCAAATCTATTTTACTTCTATAACATGATGTATTTTGATAGAAAGTGAAGGTATGGTCAGGGTCAAAATGGGGTCAAAAGTCTCAGCTATGTACCTTGGTGACCCGCTAGCTGGATCCATGAGGTTTGTGGACGTTTAGACCACTGCATCATGGTCAAGAACGTTCTCCAAGATCGACACTGGGAAAGAAATGCGAGTCATTTAGTTGCAGTTATCTAACAGtaccttaaaaacattttttttggggggagttTATTTATCAACACTGTTAAAAAATAGCATGCTTTTTTTTAAGTCTTGATGGTTACAGTTATACCCTACCCATTGTGAAACTGTTCAGATGCACAGAAGCTGCTCTCTACTTGTCCAATATTGCATGTTTATCAAGTTTGATATTTGAAGATAAGTTGAACTTGTTTTGGGAACATTGCAAATGAGAAAGCAACATGCTACTCTATGCTTGGCGCGGTCTACAGTACTATGCAAATAGCTTATTCAAATATGCAATGTTATGGTACACTTTTAGAATAATGCAAATTGTCTGTTACATTTCAGTGCACCGAAAAAAAAGAGAACACTTCTGTTAGTCCACAGGTCAGACTGAACCTGACACCTGTTTACTGGACCTGAGAGATTCTGCAGAATCTAGATCaggggtctcaaactcaattcctagaGGGCTGCAGCCCTGCTCCAACAaacataccatgtagttttcaaataagtctAAAGGACCTGATTAGCTGGATcaagtttaatttttaattagggatggagctaaactctgcagagctgcgGCCCtctaggaattgagtttgacacccctgatctAAATAACATGCTTTGTGCTTTCTAAGCCTTCCCAAAATTCCACTCACCTTCTTCATGTTCTGCCTCCGGGTGGCAGTGTCCTCATTTTCACTGAAAACCTCATCACTCTCTGCTGAAGAGTTGttgaaggaagaggaggatgaagctGAAGAGTGAAAGAGAACCCGAGAGAGAACAGGGTGTGGAACTAATTCTTCCTCACCATCTTTCTCCACACTTCCCCCCATATACTGTTCTCCATCCTGTAATGACCCAAGCAtttgtgtgtttctctgtcttGAGCCCCAACTCTTCTTCCTGTGCAGTCGTTTGTTGCTGAAATCTCCCTCTTTACTCTCATCGATACTCTCCACACTTGCTCCCAGCCTTTCCCTCGGTTCGATCTTTCTTCTCCACAGGCTTTTCCTTGTTGCTGCATTCAATGCCACTTTTGAACCCTCTTCTACAAGATTTTCACCTGCCATCACCCCCTCTTTCACTTTCTGCTCTTCCACATCTTCGTCCTTGGTTGTTTCTCCAGCAGCTATTGGTAGGGGATCCATGCAAACACGTTTCAGAGGTTCTGGTTTCCTATCCTCTGGTTCCTCACATGCATTTGTCTGCATTTCTGTTGGATCTTCTAGCTTGGATGAAAGGACGGCTTGAGCAGAAGCCAGTTTAGGTCTGGCTCTGAAGCCTGTTTTCTTGATATGATTACTTTGAGTGATCGAAGACGGCGAGAAATCAAAAATGCTTTCTTCTATGGCATCTCTCATGCTCTCTCCATCACTTCCATTGCTCTTCTTCCCTGACAATGTGTCCATTCTTTCTGGAGATGAATCCAAGTCTTTCATGAAGCCGCTTGGAGGAAAATTCTCATCAAAAATGGATGAAACTCCTGTTTGGTTATTTTGAGCTCTAGAAGAAGAGAATCCGAGGGGATAAACAAAATCGTTATTTGATAAatcatacctaaaaaaaaaaaaaaaaacagaagaatagACATATGACATCTTAACAACATAAAACAATCTTCAATATCTTAATAATAAAGTATTGTTATTTAAAAAGGCACATCATGTGGGGTTTTTCCTGGACATAGATAAAGCTTTTGTCTAAAAAATGCTGGCGACACTGGTGGTGGGTTGTCTATAGAATTAGATAAAAATAAGCTTTATCTTGTCCAGGAAATAGCCCACTTATGCGAAgtccaaaacaaatatttgtagGGGGAAATAGCACCAACTCCCACGTACCCGAGTTGCCAATCTTTCATCACTCCTGTGTGTTAAGCTGAACCCACCAGCAGTTCAGCGTCAAAGACTCAATGCCAGTTTAAAGTCTCGCTGTCAACGTTTTCCGACAGTGCTTTGCATAATGTGACATCATGGTTTTCCACAACATATTTTACAATCAGCTCTTTCGGAGGTTGGCTGACGGTTGGCCCACACTCTCGTGTCGAGAACTCAGCAGACTGACTCTGGCAAACACGTCATGTGTTTCCAGTTGGTAGATGCCTTCAGCTGGGAGGAATTTATTTTATCAGCATGCAAATTTCCCAGGAATTGAACTTAATGACTGTGGTGTTCCTATTACGTTATACCATTTAAAGTAAACTACATTCAAAaaattatatcaatatattatgtatgtatatacaaaaAATTACTTGGATGGTGGATAAGCATCCTGACCCATATTGTCATTTGATTTTGAGTCTTATTAAAACTCTCTACTActatacaatatttttatttataaaatcagTATAAACACAGTACAGCCAATATCATGATGTagaaatattgtacattttgtttttccaaattaagttatttttttctgataaagTCATACTTATAAATGTCCTTTAAATAACTTTAAGTAAAGTCATCTCCTTTAGCTCCTTTTTACAATAACTGGATATTTCTCAGTTACATTTTGAAAAGTGGAATACATGTAAATGAATGCAAATTAATAATGCTATTTTCCAGACATAAACCACAAACAAATTATACTCTCCTCCTTTGGCTATTTATTGGCACAGTCTCACCTGTTTCAGTGTTGTGgattataataacaacaacaacaatggacATATAAAGGTCAGTTTTGGAGTTATGTCAATACATAAATGGTtactatactgtatatttgtgGTTGTCttgattatttttaacattaatgataCAAGTGATTAGAGCCAGCATGAAgttcatatttttaaaacaagGACATTTTTAACAAATCTATGAAGTCCAGCAGGTGGCCTTTGCTTTAACGTTTACCCTCATTTAGCAGACGGCTCCATTCTCTCTCTAGCTGCTTTAACAGACACCAACACGGTAGTAAGTTTTATCTACAGTGCCCGTTAATGCTTGAGATGACTGTGACATACACTGTGATAAATGCCTGTGCTTCAAAATCATTTCTCCACCCCCAGCCTCACAGATGAGTTCATCTTCAGCAACTTCTCTGGAGTCATCGACACTCTCCTCCACTCCCATGTCTGGAATGGATTCTTCCACCTCCAATGAACTGCACTCCATGGCGTCAACATTTTCTGTAATAATAGGGGATTCAACAAATGTGTTGTAGTGGCTGTATAAAGAAATATGGtcaattcatataaaaaaataaataaaataaaataaaaaataaaaaaccatcTAGGAAATGCTAATTGTGTCATTTACTCACTGCCTTGTGTGTGGAActcaaaacaagatattttgaaaaaatgtttcCATTTGTTCATACAATGATGTCAGTGGGGTCAGAATCGGTGTTGTACCCAATTCTGACCCCCTGCCAAATTATTACCCCCTtagtattggtaggtttaggagtaggtttgggggaggggttaggattaggggtggggttaggtttaGGCAATCAGGTAGTGATTTGAACGAGGGGGGTAATAATTTGGCAGGGGGTCAaaattgggcacaacaccggGACTGAACCagccaatgttactaggtccccaaccgggacgtgtttgctttcacacagaaggcgaccaggcaatgttccggcaatttgccgggtccgacatgcagtgtgaaaggggcttagttaaattgcttatttctctggatttaaacatttgggataatgtaagtacacaagtcagccAATTATATAACACTGTGGtgtttggatattttaataaaaaaaattacatattgtgcctttaagttTAAAATTTGAccctttttattattacattggTTGCAAAAGGTCTAAAAAATTCTGATGCATAAACCAGACTTCACTTGGGGCCTTGCCTTCATCCTGTGGTTCAGACTGATCATTCAGGTCATCTGGTTCATTCTTTTCCTCTTGTTGCTTAATAGCCTGAAGCAAGTAAAACACAGAAAAATGTTATTAACACAGACGAAAAACAAAGACACTATTTCAAAACTAGAATGCCCAGAACTTAACATATGCAAGTATGTGAACACAAGTACACGGGCTAGATTTCACACAATGCAATCCACACTTTTGTCGAGTATGTCTTGGCAAATGTCTTGTATATTGAATAGTAAATGCTCAGTTTTAGAGCAGCGCACCTTTCCAGGAGTCCTGTGACTGCCTAGATTAAACTGCAGGAAGCTGAGAACAATGATCAAACTGAGGAAAGCAAAGTTACTCATCACGCCGATCAGTGCTGATATCAAAGGGAAGTGATACAGCAGGTACCTGTGCAGAGAGATTCGGAAAgacatcctcatcatcatcaggtGAATGTTTGAGTGGGCTGATTATTTCAAGCACagagcattttatttaaagtatggACAATTTTAGGGACTATATTTAAGCAACACAGCAAAAACAGGAATCCACAAACACAAACCTGATGCCTGTAAAGTGAGCGAAGATATAGAGATGAGCTCTGTAGATCTGAATATGCTGGGAATGGATCTCAATGACGGCTCCAACAGTGGGTTTGTACTGAACAAAGAAAAGAGAGTGACTGTTATGATAACTCATATACTGTAGATGAGACGTAGCTAAAGTATTCTGAGTGGGGTTATAGAGTTTCTGTGCAGTTGCTAAAACTGAGGTTTAgtgtgttgctagggtgttcagaATTATCCCTCACAGAATCATCTTTGAATTCAGAGTACAGCTCCACTATGACTGGCTGCTTTTGCTCCGATGCTCCTGTTAACAGCATGGGAGAGAAGACCACTGTGCCCAGAGCCTGAAGAAGAGAAGAGCGATAATGGAGCATTGCCTgaaagagagaaatagagagagagagggatggagagATAACGTTGATCTGACGAGATACCACAGATGCATTGTgaaaacaaaatgttctaaaCATGTTCAGAAAGATCATatacaaaaatgtcatttttggaggAGCTATTCCTTTTACATTTCAGTGTAATCTTTCAATAAGCAAGCATTTGatttatgcttttaaaataaaatgttttttatgcgTACCTGTCTCCTCGTTTGTGTACTTACAGAACGTGCTGTTACGTCAACAATCTGACCAGCTTTAGAATAGGGAGTCATCTTCACTAGGAACATTCCCAGCTCCTGATTGGCTGGAGACTCGGGCATTTCCAGCTCTAATTTGATCTGATAGGGCTGACCGTATGTCATTACCTGAAATAGGCAGGAAAGAGATATCATCATTTTTCCCCCAAGAATTATTTGATCAGACCACCAAAAAGTAATTTTTGCCCAAAACTGGACAGACGCAATTACTAACATAACTGGACACCAATTGCAGAGATCAACATGACATGCAGTGAGGTCATTTGACAACAATGCAGCATGCTagttttcaaaacacataatatacTTAACTCAGCAATAAAAGATAACAACAATTTTGAGtctaaaagaaatgtaaaataaagaaactaagtaaGGATGAGATCAAGGATGGTCAcctgatgttttccatttttcagTAAAGAGACATTAGCCACAGGGAAAGAACACACAGAGTGATGAGGAGACGGACAATCAGTCCTGCTGATCAGAAACACAGTCTACATGAACAAGAGGATGACAAACGTGATGATAAACTCTGATGAACATAGGCTGATtctgtgttattttttatattttacagccTGTTACCATCTGACAAGGTGGTGTCTTTTAAAAATGATACTCAGTTTGACTGTATTTAAgcatttaagggggggggggctatttcatgcatactgagttttttacactgttaaagagttggattcccatgcttaacatggacaaagtttcaaaaattaagttgtacgtttgaaggatgcagtactactctataggtattcaagattaacaggagaatATGGATTATCAACATGACCGAAATATTGCTGGAAAAACTGTCGTACACCCAGCCTTTTTGCTGTGGGGTTAGGGTtaagatgaacacttactggactaAAGCACttatttatcattataatttGAATATCAGAGATGATCAGTCAGGCTTTTGAGgaatttttatttgttcatctctcaatcatcaatGTATTGCATTACAGCGCACAACT
Encoded proteins:
- the LOC128027062 gene encoding inositol-trisphosphate 3-kinase B-like, whose amino-acid sequence is MSYVYSSVFFFFFRYDLSNNDFVYPLGFSSSRAQNNQTGVSSIFDENFPPSGFMKDLDSSPERMDTLSGKKSNGSDGESMRDAIEESIFDFSPSSITQSNHIKKTGFRARPKLASAQAVLSSKLEDPTEMQTNACEEPEDRKPEPLKRVCMDPLPIAAGETTKDEDVEEQKVKEGVMAGENLVEEGSKVALNAATRKSLWRRKIEPRERLGASVESIDESKEGDFSNKRLHRKKSWGSRQRNTQMLGSLQDGEQYMGGSVEKDGEEELVPHPVLSRVLFHSSASSSSSFNNSSAESDEVFSENEDTATRRQNMKKCRSWRTFLTMMQWSKRPQTSWIQLAGHQGNVRLSEGGEVLKRFCEVEAVCLQVLMSDALCQFVPHYFGHISQDGEQYIRLEDLLSGLKNPVIMDCKMGVRTYQEEEISKARSNAIVRSDMYQKMVKVDPAAPTVEEHAQRGVTKLRYLQWRDDSSSTSSLGFRIEGIVMGNGKVLRDFYKTRTEAQVTETLLTFTRSQVHILEAYESRLQALNKALKESNFFNRHEIIGSSLLFVHDCSSKANIWMIDFGKTIPTPKDVQLRHDVPWVEGNREDGYLIGLTSLITLLGKAIKQAGEQS
- the LOC128027120 gene encoding seipin isoform X1; this translates as MQPTVEELESEDSGVQDVGSQINGLVVQILETMSVLLVRIRQKLLEMALLICVILLVFWVALFLYGSFYYSFMPTANFITPVYFYSRTDCPSPHHSVCSFPVANVSLLKNGKHQVMTYGQPYQIKLELEMPESPANQELGMFLVKMTPYSKAGQIVDVTARSVSTQTRRQAMLHYRSSLLQALGTVVFSPMLLTGASEQKQPVIVELYSEFKDDSYKPTVGAVIEIHSQHIQIYRAHLYIFAHFTGIRYLLYHFPLISALIGVMSNFAFLSLIIVLSFLQFNLGSHRTPGKAIKQQEEKNEPDDLNDQSEPQDEGKAPKNVDAMECSSLEVEESIPDMGVEESVDDSREVAEDELICEAGGGEMILKHRHLSQCMSQSSQALTGTVDKTYYRVGVC
- the LOC128027120 gene encoding seipin isoform X2, with product MQPTVEELESEDSGVQDVGSQINGLVVQILETMSVLLVRIRQKLLEMALLICVILLVFWVALFLYGSFYYSFMPTANFITPVYFYRTDCPSPHHSVCSFPVANVSLLKNGKHQVMTYGQPYQIKLELEMPESPANQELGMFLVKMTPYSKAGQIVDVTARSVSTQTRRQAMLHYRSSLLQALGTVVFSPMLLTGASEQKQPVIVELYSEFKDDSYKPTVGAVIEIHSQHIQIYRAHLYIFAHFTGIRYLLYHFPLISALIGVMSNFAFLSLIIVLSFLQFNLGSHRTPGKAIKQQEEKNEPDDLNDQSEPQDEGKAPKNVDAMECSSLEVEESIPDMGVEESVDDSREVAEDELICEAGGGEMILKHRHLSQCMSQSSQALTGTVDKTYYRVGVC
- the LOC128027120 gene encoding seipin isoform X5: MQPTVEELESEDSGVQDVGSQINGLVVQILETMSVLLVRIRQKLLEMALLICVILLVFWVALFLYGSFYYSFMPTANFITPVYFYRTDCPSPHHSVCSFPVANVSLLKNGKHQVMTYGQPYQIKLELEMPESPANQELGMFLVKMTPYSKAGQIVDVTARSAMLHYRSSLLQALGTVVFSPMLLTGASEQKQPVIVELYSEFKDDSYKPTVGAVIEIHSQHIQIYRAHLYIFAHFTGIRYLLYHFPLISALIGVMSNFAFLSLIIVLSFLQFNLGSHRTPGKAIKQQEEKNEPDDLNDQSEPQDEGKAPKNVDAMECSSLEVEESIPDMGVEESVDDSREVAEDELICEAGGGEMILKHRHLSQCMSQSSQALTGTVDKTYYRVGVC
- the LOC128027120 gene encoding seipin isoform X4; translated protein: MQPTVEELESEDSGVQDVGSQINGLVVQILETMSVLLVRIRQKLLEMALLICVILLVFWVALFLYGSFYYSFMPTANFITPVYFYSRTDCPSPHHSVCSFPVANVSLLKNGKHQVMTYGQPYQIKLELEMPESPANQELGMFLVKMTPYSKAGQIVDVTARSAMLHYRSSLLQALGTVVFSPMLLTGASEQKQPVIVELYSEFKDDSYKPTVGAVIEIHSQHIQIYRAHLYIFAHFTGIRYLLYHFPLISALIGVMSNFAFLSLIIVLSFLQFNLGSHRTPGKAIKQQEEKNEPDDLNDQSEPQDEGKAPKNVDAMECSSLEVEESIPDMGVEESVDDSREVAEDELICEAGGGEMILKHRHLSQCMSQSSQALTGTVDKTYYRVGVC
- the LOC128027120 gene encoding seipin isoform X3, which gives rise to MQPTVEELESEDSGVQDVGSQINGLVVQILETMSVLLVRIRQKLLEMALLICVILLVFWVALFLYGSFYYSFMPTANFITPVYFYSRTDCPSPHHSVCSFPVANVSLLKNGKHQVMTYGQPYQIKLELEMPESPANQELGMFLVKMTPYSKAGQIVDVTARSVSTQTRRQAMLHYRSSLLQALGTVVFSPMLLTGASEQKQPVIVELYSEFKDDSYKPTVGAVIEIHSQHIQIYRAHLYIFAHFTGIRYLLYHFPLISALIGVMSNFAFLSLIIVLSFLQFNLGSHRTPGKAIKQQEEKNEPDDLNDQSEPQDEENVDAMECSSLEVEESIPDMGVEESVDDSREVAEDELICEAGGGEMILKHRHLSQCMSQSSQALTGTVDKTYYRVGVC